In one window of Camelina sativa cultivar DH55 chromosome 15, Cs, whole genome shotgun sequence DNA:
- the LOC104747295 gene encoding probable DNA helicase MCM9, with amino-acid sequence MVGMESPTLTAEQIESMTEFLVKHYSDQLRDISLSPDPKLHYPLFIEFAELVDDDPSLSRLVFSNPEQYLRQFDESAILAHKIALEHMKKFENKIGIEKRFIHVRIDISGSPLERSSETFPSIGRVRVKHRGILLMLKGTVIRSGAVKMYEGERMYRCRKCKFMFLIFPELESINSIVKPPFCPSQRSKSCEGTNFDPVDDTVTRHDYQEIKIQENTQVLGVGVIPRSILVVLKDDLVDNVKAGDDVVVSGILTSKWSHDLKDVRCDLEPMLIGNHVRRTNELKSEIDISYELIEKFKNFWSHFKDTPLKGRNAILRGICPQVFGLFTVKLAVALTLIGGVQHVDASGTKVRGESHLLLIGDPGTGKSQFLKFAAKLSNRAVITTGLGSTSAGLTVTAVKDGGEWMLEAGALVLADGGLCCIDEFDSMREHDRATIHEAMEQQSISVAKAGLVTTLSTKTIVFGATNPKGQYDPDQSLSVNTALSGPLLSRFDIVLVLLDTKNPEWDAVVSSHILAEVQIEEDRYVDDLTTIWPLPVLQRYIQFVKKNFRPVLSKEAEEIISSYYRLQRRSSTHNAARTTVRMLESLIRLAQAHARLMFRNEVTRLDAITAILCIESSMTISAIVDSMGNALHSNFSEEPDHEYTKQEKIILEKLRGDDIY; translated from the exons ATGGTGGGAATGGAATCGCCGACACTGACGGCGGAGCAAATAGAGTCAATGACTGAGTTTCTAGTGAAGCACTATTCGGATCAGCTCCGCGACATCTCTCTATCTCCCGATCCAAAGCTTCACTACCCTCTCTTCATCGA ATTCGCAGAACTGGTTGACGATGATCCCTCTCTATCGCGTCTCGTTTTCTCCAATCCTGAACAGTATCTTCGTCAATTCGACGAATCAGCCATTTTAGCTCAC aaaattgcGTTGGAGCATATGAAGAAATTTGAGAACAAGATTGGGATTGAGAAGAGATTTATACATGTTCGTATCGACATTAGTGGATCTCCTCTAGAACGAAGCTctg AGACTTTCCCAAGTATTGGCCGAGTTAGAGTAAAGCACCGTGGGATTCTTCTGATGTTGAAAGGCACTGTGATTCGCTCCGGGGCTGTCAAAATGTATGAAGGAGAAAGGATGTACCGATGCCGTAAATGCAAGTTCAt GTTTCTTATTTTCCCTGAGTTGGAATCAATTAACTCAATTGTGAAACCGCCCTTTTGTCCTTCTCAG CGGTCTAAATCTTGTGAAGGCACAAATTTTGATCCTGTAGATGATACAGTAACACGCCATGATTACcaagaaatcaaaatccaagaaaatactCAGGTTTTGGGTGTTGGGGTTATCCCAAGGTCCATTCTAGTCGTCCTGAAAGATGACCTTGTTGACAATGTTAAAGCTGGAG ATGATGTTGTTGTCTCTGGAATCTTGACTTCAAAATGGTCTCATGACTTAAAAGACGTTCGCTGCGACCTTGAACCTATGTTGATTGGTAATCATGTCAG AAGAACTAATGAACTTAAATCAGAAATTGATATATCTTATGAATTGATCGAGAAGTTTAAGAACTTTTGGAGCCACTTCAAAGATACCCCTTTGAAAG GGAGAAATGCTATCTTACGAGGTATCTGCCCCCAAGTCTTTGGACTCTTCACTGTTAAGCTTGCAG TTGCCTTAACACTCATTGGAGGTGTGCAGCATGTTGATGCTTCTGGGACAAAAGTTCGGGGAGAATCTCACTTGCTTCTTATTGGTGATCCAG GCACTGGAAAATCTCAGTTCTTGAAGTTTGCTGCAAAACTGAGCAACAGAGCTGTGATCACAACGGGACTAGGAAGCACAAGTGCTGGATTGACTGTAACTGCAGTGAAGGATGGAG GAGAGTGGATGTTGGAAGCTGGGGCCCTTGTTCTTGCAGATGGTGGACTCTGCTGtattgatgaatttgatag CATGAGAGAGCATGACAGAGCAACCATACATGAAGCAATGGAGCAACAAAGTATTAGCGTTGCGAAG GCTGGCCTTGTAACGACTCTTAGCACAAAGACAATCGTCTTTGGTGCTACAAATCCTAAAGGACAATATGATCCTGATCAAT CTCTTTCTGTCAATACTGCACTTTCCGGTCCCTTGTTGAGCAGATTTGATATTGTGCTTGTTCTCTTAGATACTAAAAATCCCGAATGGGATGCAGTTGTATCTTCTCACATCCTTGCCGAG GTGCAAATAGAGGAAGATAGGTATGTGGATGATCTGACAACTATTTGGCCACTACCGGTGCTTCAAAG ATACATTCAGTTTGTGAAAAAAAACTTCAGGCCTGTTCTTTCAAAGGAAGCAGAAGAAATTATTTCAAGTTATTATCGACTCCAAAGAAGATCATCGACACATAATGCAG CTAGAACAACCGTGCGGATGTTGGAAAGCTTGATCCGTCTGGCTCAAG CTCACGCAAGGCTTATGTTCAGAAATGAGGTCACACGATTAGATGCAATAACAGCAATCTTGTGCATTGAATCATCGATGACCATTTCAGCCATCGTAGATAGTATGGGGAATGCACTGCACTCTAATTTCTCCGAAGAACCAGATCATGAAT ACACAAAGCAAGAGAAGATCATCCTTGAAAAGCTAAGAGGAGACGACATCTATTAG
- the LOC104747294 gene encoding C-Myc-binding protein homolog has protein sequence MMRYKEEKEVKKEAFRKYLESSGVLDSLTKVLVSLYEQNDKPSSALEFIQQKLGGPSVSEYEKLQAEKSDLQIKYNELLAKHQETLRELGEVKNLHSRNSSKDDADEPETREDQPTTLVTPQH, from the exons ATGATGCGGTACAAAGAG GAGAAAGAGGTTAAAAAGGAAGCTTTCAGGAAGTATCTGGAGTCAAGTGGAGTTCTTGATTCACTCACCAAAG TTCTCGTTTCTCTATATGAGCAGAATGACAAGCCTTCCTCTGCTCTAGA attcatTCAACAAAAGCTAGGTGGTCCATCTGTTTCTGAGTATGAGAAGCTTCAAGCTGAGAAGTCTGATCTGCAAATAAAGTACAATGAGCTTTTGGCTAAACATCAAGAAACCCTGAGAGAG TTAGGTGAGGTGAAGAACTTGCATTCACGAAACTCTTCCAAAGATGATGCAGACGAACCTGAGACCCGTGAAGACCAACCCACGACTCTTGTCACTCCTCAACactaa
- the LOC104747293 gene encoding uncharacterized protein LOC104747293 translates to MGDEKKRGAKKKKKKRGSGSGSGSKKKMNTDQTEAFKSVCDWLFVGSSSTSLSSSSDDFSVTINSGSLRCGDKLVFELHSHSNRSDGFLSPWKLVERAHHNGVKVLSLTDHDTMAGIPEAVEAGRRFGVKIIPGVEISTLFGLRDSGSEEPVHILAYYGTSGPAMYDELEDFLVKIRDGRFVRGREMVLKLNKLKIPLTWEHVTRIAGKDVAPGRMHVARALLEAGYVENLRQAFTKYLHDGGPAYATGSEPMAEEAVKLICKTGGVAVLAHPWALKNHVGVIRRLKDAGLHGVEVYRSDGKLEVFSELADTYSLLKLGGSDYHGKGGRNESELGSVNLPVTALQEFLNIGRPIWCEAIKATMISFSDQPSDSNLSNILRFDRARILKGNSAWSCGKELMDRCLAVWLTRVERESDEFEALRTKLSFVPITSNGSCITVGP, encoded by the exons ATGGGTGACGAAAAGAAAAGGggggcgaagaagaagaagaagaagcgtggTAGTGGTAGTGGTAGTGGtagcaagaagaagatgaacactGATCAAACAGAGGCTTTCAAATCGGTCTGCGATTGGCTCTTCGTAGGTTCTTCTTCCAcatctctctcctcttcctctgatgaCTTTTCCGTTACCATCAATAGTGGCTCTTTGAGATGTGGTGACAAATTGGTGTTCGAGCTTCACTCTCATTCAAATCGCAGCGATGGGTTTCTATCCCCTTGGAAGCTCGTCGAGAGGGCTCATCACAATGGG GTGAAAGTTCTTTCGCTAACGGATCATGATACTATGGCTGGTATCCCCGAAGCAGTCGAAGCAGGACGTAGATTCGGTGTGAAGATCATTCCGGGTGTTGAGATCAGCACATTATTTGGTTTGAG AGACTCTGGTTCTGAGGAGCCAGTGCATATACTTGCTTACTATGGCACTTCGGGTCCAGCTATGTACGACGAGTTGGAAGATTTCTTGGTGAAGATAAGGGATGGGCGTTTTGTCCGTGGGAGAGAAATGGTCTTGAAACTGAATAAGCTCAAGATACCTCTAACATGGGAACATGTCACCAGGATTGCAGGCAAGGATGTTGCTCCCGGCAGGATGCATGTTGCCAGAGCTCTTCTTGAAGCAGGATACGTGGAGAACTTGAGACAAGCTTTCACTAAATATTTACATGATGGTGGACCTGCTTATGCCAC AGGGAGTGAGCCTATGGCCGAGGAAGCAGTAAAACTTATATGCAAAACCGGTGGTGTAGCTGTGCTTGCACATCCGTGGGCATTGAAGAATCATGTCGGTGTTATCAGGAGATTGAAAGATGCTGGACTTCATGGGGTCGAGGTTTATAGGAGCGACGGCAAGCTAGAAG TGTTTAGCGAGTTGGCTGATACGTACAGTCTGCTGAAACTAGGAGGATCAGATTATCATGGAAAAGGCGGACGCAACGAATCAGAATTGGGGAGCGTAAATCTTCCCGTGACGGCACTGCAAGAATTCTTGAACATTGGACGTCCTATATGGTGCGAAGCCATTAAAGCAACCATGATCTCATTCTCTGACCAACCATCTGATTCAAACCTCTCCAATATCTTACGGTTCGATAGGGCAAGGATTCTGAAAGGAAACTCAGCTTGGTCTTGTGGTAAGGAGTTGATGGACCGATGTCTAGCGGTTTGGTTGACGCGTGTTGAGAGAGAAAGTGATGAGTTTGAGGCTCTCAGAACGAAGCTTTCTTTTGTACCAATAACGTCAAATGGATCATGTATCACAGTTGGTCCTTGA